The following coding sequences are from one Triticum dicoccoides isolate Atlit2015 ecotype Zavitan chromosome 4A, WEW_v2.0, whole genome shotgun sequence window:
- the LOC119285465 gene encoding peroxisomal membrane protein 11-3-like: MASEARKTAAAARPPPRDFLAHLEAYLARRDGVDKLLKISRYAARLALAAGPLPPPASARLKSFESSLGLSRKAFRLGKFVQDVNALRAHPGPLPPPFVLLAYGGEGVYYFIEQFVWLAKAGLLPAHLLPRLQRLSAWAELLGYVGSITIKLEEVTKMESSIKMRRAEGCGEENQAVTTMRGKLLLKRLSVVQDVADAFMALGDVTNGKGLLGSSTLTASAGLLSALISTHKNWNSC; the protein is encoded by the coding sequence ATGGCCTCCGAGGCTCGCAAGACCGCCGCCGCAGCGCGCCCGCCTCCCCGCGACTTCCTCGCCCACCTCGAGGCCTACCTGGCCCGCCGCGACGGTGTCGACAAGCTCCTCAAGATCTCCCGCTACGCCGCGCGCCTCGCCCTCGCCGCAGGGCCGCTGCCCCCGCCGGCCTCCGCGCGCCTCAAGTCCTTCGAGTCCAGCCTCGGCCTCAGCCGCAAGGCCTTCCGCCTGGGCAAGTTCGTCCAGGACGTCAACGCCCTCCGCGCGCACCCCGGCCCCCTCCCTCCGCCCTTCGTGCTCCTCGCCTACGGCGGCGAGGGCGTCTACTACTTCATCGAGCAGTTCGTCTGGCTCGCGAAAGCTGGCCTCCTCCCGGCGCACCTCCTCCCCCGCCTCCAGCGTCTCAGCGCCTGGGCCGAGCTGCTGGGCTACGTCGGCTCCATCACCATCAAGCTGGAAGAAGTGACGAAGATGGAGTCTTCAATCAAGATGCGGCGGGCGGAGGGTTGTGGGGAGGAGAACCAGGCGGTGACGACGATGCGGGGGAAGCTGCTGCTGAAGCGTCTGTCCGTTGTGCAGGACGTGGCGGATGCCTTCATGGCGCTAGGGGACGTGACTAACGGGAAGGGGTTGCTCGGTAGCTCCACGCTGACGGCGTCCGCCGGATTGCTGTCGGCGCTGATCAGCACGCACAAGAACTGGAATTCTTGCTGA
- the LOC119285463 gene encoding sarcoplasmic reticulum histidine-rich calcium-binding protein-like produces the protein MGAGEGGGRRRRNLDGDDSDEEYVLEEEEEEEEVHELEYGHGGRDAASSSAGEEGGGSDAEYEVDDEDEEEETPRPKRPVKRKANPAPARSRRRRYEDDDDYSEELEEDEEIGEDLDQEEEPRRPNCETKCGGRSQKAKMPPVAQRSNRPRHGEEEDMDFDPDLDEGGGDEDTDFDPDLEGEDDEFEDEEEDEELGVSHTRTIPRLKNTARRNPASKLRRGKKKNSNSWKLSKRKVRKPAPVRRRRRSSVIEQYEDDDDDFIVVDEQVKVNRNSRKKARFGRHVEVDRPGPVAEADIWPAIDSDSSEFEFGTSEDEPEGEPVRAAVRKGRKRRGVLGSSSDSEFHVSDKELSDVREEEVKSKKRVRVLQSSSDSEFHVSDKELSDVREEEVKTKKRVRVLQSSSDSEFHISDKELSDVREEEVKRKKRTCVLQSSSESEFHASDKELGDNRIEEARRKKRLLVSQSSSDSEFHVSDKDVRDLGEAKSLVAQPMLSVSPRRLSFTRNGWDKGKEKKELVDAGKPWCGICLSEDQRTTLQGVLNCCSHYFCFACIMEWSKVESRCPLCKRRFTTITKSSKVDLDLELKKSVIKVEERDQVYQPTEEEIRRWLDPYENLMCIECNQGGEDSLMLLCDICDSSAHTYCVGLGREVPEGNWYCGGCRLSGEGSTHPRSLTNSNSAQLGTNAPISTFGRTPSINTWQTFQGFDLNVSPREIPRQNIHADSRASVLGVSTPTGRFATLSRRRGWMRMLLDRQRHLISQDTGHDGVQHSGYAPRADPDHRNFCASSESNSLQHNDSLPRIEPNRRNFSSPWEANSSQTLLDDIRDQHGCFSSVQAQRNSTPCLFADGNNFQQTESVNSNVKHMCSISPH, from the exons ATGGGGGCGGGAGAGGGCGGGGGCCGCCGGCGGCGTAATCTCGATGGGGACGACAGCGACGAGGAGTAtgtcttggaggaggaggaggaggaggaggaggtccacGAGCTGGAGTACGGCCACGGAGGAAGAGACGCCGCGTCCTCTAGTGCCGGCGAGGAGGGAGGCGGCTCGGACGCGGAGTACGAGGtggacgacgaggacgaggaggaagagacGCCGCGTCCAAAGCGGCCGGTGAAGAGGAAGGCGAATCCGGCTCCCGCGCGGTCTCGCCGGCGCAGGTATGAAGACGATGACGATTACTCGGAGGAGCTGGAGGAGGATGAGGAGATTGGTGAAGATCTCGACCAGGAAGAGGAGCCGCGACGGCCCAACTGTGAGACGAAATGTGGTGGCCGCAGCCAGAAAGCGAAAATGCCTCCCGTGGCTCAGCGATCTAATCGGCCGAGGCATGGGGAGGAGGAGGACATGGACTTTGATCCTGACTTGGACGAGGGGGGAGGGGACGAGGACACGGATTTCGACCCTGATTTGGAGGGTGAAGATGATGAgtttgaggacgaggaagaggatgaggaATTGGGTGTCAGCCACACCAGAACGATACCGAGGCTTAAGAATACAGCGCGCAGAAACCCTGCTTCAAAGCTGCGACGAGGGAAGAAGAAGAATAGTAATAGTTGGAAGCTTTCAAAGCGGAAGGTTCGGAAGCCTGCACCTGTAaggcgacggagaaggtcttctgtcaTCGAGCAatacgaggatgatgacgacgacttCATCGTGGTGGATGAACAGGTCAAGGTAAACCGTAATTCAAGGAAGAAGGCCAGGTTTGGGAGGCATGTGGAGGTAGACCGGCCAGGGCCAGTTGCCGAGGCAGATATATGGCCGGCTATTGATTCAGACTCATCAGAGTTTGAGTTTGGAACATCTGAAGACGAACCTGAGGGTGAGCCAGTGAGAGCTGCAGTAAGGAAGGGGAGGAAAAGGAGGGGGGTATTGgggtcatcctcagattctgaattTCATGTCTCGGATAAGGAATTGAGCGATGTCAGAGAAGAAGAGGTTAAGTCGAAGAAAAGGGTACGCGTCTTGcagtcatcctcagattctgaattCCATGTCTCGGATAAGGAATTGAGCGATGTCAGAGAAGAAGAGGTTAAGACGAAGAAAAGGGTACGTGTCTTGcagtcatcctcagattctgaattCCATATATCAGATAAGGAATTAAGCGATGTCAGAGAAGAAGAGGTTAagaggaagaaaaggacatgcgTCTTGcagtcatcctcagagtctgaattCCATGCCTCAGACAAGGAATTGGGTGATAACAGGATAGAAGAGgccaggaggaagaagaggttactCGTCTCgcaatcatcctcagattctgaattCCATGTCTCAGATAAGGATGTCAGGGACTTGGGAGAGGCTAAATCTCTGGTGGCTCAGCCCATGCTGTCTGTGTCACCGAGGAGGCtttcttttacaaggaatggatggGACAAAGGAAAGGAGAAAAAAGAACTAGTAGATGCTGGGAAGCCCTGGTGTGGGATATGCCTCTCTGAGGATCAGAGGACGACTCTACAGGGAGTGCTGAATTGCTGCTCACACTACTTTTGCTTCGCGTGCATCATGGAGTGGTCTAAGGTCGAGTCAAGGTGTCCATTGTGTAAGAGGCGGTTCACCACGATTACCAAGTCATCAAAAGTGGATCTGGATTTGGAGCTGAAAAAGTCTGTAATTAAGGTTGAAGAGCGTGATCAG GTTTATCAGCCAACGGAAGAAGAAATAAGGCGCTGGTTAGACCCATACGAGAATCTTATGTGCATAGAGTGCAATCAAGGTGGTGAAGATAGTCTAATGTTATTATGTGATATTTGTGATTCCTCGGCACATACTTATTGTGTTGGCCTTGGAAGAGAAGTACCTGAAGGAAATTGGTATTGTGGAGGATGTAGACTCAGTGGCGAGGGATCAACGCATCCTAGAAGCCTTACTAACAGCAATTCTGCCCAGTTAGGCACGAATGCACCCATTAGCACATTTGGAAGGACACCGTCAATCAACACTTGGCAAACTTTTCAAGGCTTTGATCTAAATGTATCGCCTAGGGAGATTCCTAGGCAAAACATTCATGCCGATTCACGAGCTTCAGTTTTGGGTGTATCAACTCCAACTGGAAGGTTTGCAACTCTTTCTAGAAGACGTGGATGGATGCGCATGTTGCTAGATAGACAAAGGCATCTGATTAGTCAAGACACTGGACATGATGGTGTGCAGCACAGTGGCTATGCTCCAAGAGCCGACCCAGACCACAGGAACTTCTGTGCTTCATCAGAATCCAACTCTTTGCAGCACAATGATTCTTTGCCAAGAATCGAACCAAATCGCAGGAACTTCTCTAGTCCTTGGGAAGCAAACAGTTCACAAACTCTGCTTGATGACATTCGGGACCAGCACGGTTGCTTTTCTTCTGTTCAAGCTCAGAGAAACTCTACTCCATGCCTTTTTGCGGATGGAAACAATTTCCAACAAACAGAAAGTGTCAACAGCAATGTCAAGCACATGTGCAGTATAAGTCCTCATTAG